ggatccatatatgaaaacaaagtgtagactttggaagaactacttgatggtcgtaaggctgttaggtacatatggatcttaaaaggaagacggacaatgatggtaaatgtcaccattaagaaagctcgacttgtcgttaagaagtttcccgacaagttcaaggagttgactgcggtgagactttctcactcgtagcgatgctaagagtctgttggaattatattagcgattactgcattatttatgaaatcttgcagataggatgtcaaaacattgtttcctcgacgattttcttgaggaaaggttgtatgtgatataaccggaaggttttgtcaatcctgaaagatgctaataagtatgcaaagctccagcaatccttctaaggactggagtaggcatctcggagttggaatgtatgctttgatgagatgatcaaagattttgggtgtatacaaagtttatgagaaacttgtatttccaaagaagtgagtgggagcactatagaatttccgatgagtatgtgttgttaacatgttgttgatcggaaatgatgtagaatttctagaaagcatgccgagttatttgaaaagtgtttttcaatggaaagcctggattaagctacttgaacgttgagcatcaagatctataaggatagatcaaaacgcttaatggtactttcaaatgagcacataccttgacatgatcttgaaggtgttcaagatggatcagtcaaagaaggagttcttgcctgagttgtaaggtatgaagttaagacttaaagctcgaccacggcagaagaaagaggaaggacgaaggtcgtcccctatgcttttatcataggctctctatagtatgctatgctgtgtaccgcacctgaagtgtgccttgccatgagtcagtcaaggggtacaagagttatccaagaatggatcacaggacaacggtcaaagttatccttagtaactagtggactaaggaattttcttgattatggaggtggtaaaagagttcgtcgtaaagggttacaccgatgcaaactttgacactaatccagattattctgagtagtagactggattcgtatagtagaacagttatttggaatagctccaaatagaacgtggtaactgcatctgggagatgacatagagatttgtaaagcacacacggatctgaaagattcagacccgttgactataacatctctcacaagcataacatgatcaaacccagaactcatcgagtgttgatcacatggtaatgtgaactagattattgactctagtaaactctttgggtgttagtcacatggggatgtgaccttgagtgttaatcacatagcaatgtgaactggattattgactctagtgcaagtgggagactgttggaaatatgccctagaggcaataataaattgattattattatatttccttgttcgtgataatcgtttattatccatgctagaattgtattgataggaaactcagatacatgtgtggatacatagacaacaccatgtccctagtaagcctctagttgactagctcgttgatcaatagatggttacggtttcctgaccatggacattggatgtcattgataacgggatcacatcattaggagaatgatgtgatggacaagacccaatcctaagcctagcacaagatcatgtagttcgtatgctaaagcttttctaatgtcaagtatcattttcttagaccatgagattgtgcaactcccggataccgtaggagtgctttgggtgtgccaaacgtcacaacgtaactaggtggctataaaggtacactacaggtatctccgaaagtgtctgttgggttggcacgaatcgagactgagatttgtcactccgtttaaacggagaggtatccctgggcccactcggtaggacatcatcataatgtgcacaatgtgatcaaggagttgatcacgggatgatgtgttacgaaacgagtaaagagacttgccggtaacgagattgaacaaggtatcgggataccgacgatcgaatctcgggcaagtatcgtaccgctagacaaagggaattgtatacgggattgattaagtccttgacatcgtggttcatccgatgagatcatcgtggaacatgtgggagccaacatggttatccagatcccgctgttggttattgaccggagagtcatctcggtcatgtctgcatgtctcccgaacccgtagggtctacacacttaaggttcggtgacgctagggttatagagatattagtatgcggtaacccgaaagttgttcggagtcccggatgagatcccggacgtcacgaggggttccggaatggtccggaggtaaagaattatatataggaagtgctatttcggccatcgggacaagtttcggggtcaccggtatctgGAGCACGAAAGGAAGATCACCACACCGATGCGCGCCCACGCGAATCGCAACCACCGGTATACCATGAGCGCATCAACGGCGTCCCGTCCCGACTGGAGCATTGCGCCCGCCAGGAGCACGCCCACCGCCATGCCTCGATGACAACGCCGTGCCACTGTTGGGTGCAGGACAAAGCCCCCTCCCCCGTCGTCCTTGAGAACCTTAAGGGCTTGCCCTCCGACTCtctgtggcggcggcgaggaggagatgGGTGGAGAGAAGGGTGGCGGAGGCAGGATGGTCGCTGCCCAAGCCGCCCGTGATGAGCGACGGGGGGCCTCTTGATTATTTGGAACGTCTTGTTAATGATGGCATATGAATGAAGTTATTTTTTTGTTAAACCAGAAGTTGATTTGCCAAGATTCATGCTAGAGCATAACTGGCTTTCCATTTGTATTTATACATGAAGTCGTTTATTTAACATTTGGGATCAACATTAGATGGGGTTTCCACCGATGAGACCCCTCTAGTTTATCTAGGAAAATTGTTTGAGTACTAGATTCCCAAATAAGTTTTCACATGCTAGCACGTTTTAGTCGAAGAAATTATTTATAGTTTAAATCAGGAAGGCTTCGCTTTGAATATTCACATCAAGAATACCTTTTTTTAGGGGAACATCAAGAATACGCAGGCCTCATTGAGTCTATAGCTTACTGACTTTGGTCCAAGCAATAAGGCCAAGACCACTATCTTCCTGGCCAAATTGCACATGGGTGTCCATCGACGACTCCGATTGCAACCGACTTTCATTGGCAGCCACGAGCGCAAAACCCATGACCCACCACCATCATCGTTTGTTTGACAAGAGGAAGCCCAGCCTAGGCCCGCAGGCCTAGATGCCCAGGACATCCAACAACTAGATCAGAAAACCCCGATCCGGCGGTGCAGCGCCCTGAGCTTTGCTACGAGGGAGGCCAAGTGAGACCAAGGCTACCGCTTGGAGTGGACGCAACAAGACACCCTCAATACAGCAAGACGTCGGGAATCGACCGTCGTCGAGGGGATGCCGCCATACCCACTGGACCAAGCAATGTGTCGCCGCTACACTATGATGGAGGAGAGGAGTTGAAATGGCCACGTCGCTTGTGGAGCCATCGCCGTAGAGGTCACATGAATCGATGGTAAGAGCCACAACGCATGAGGCAAGCGTCGCCACCGTCGTTGGACGTCCGTGCTTAGCTCTTTATGATGTTTGGAATACACTTTGTAGTTCATTTTCGCGGTCCAAGAACATTGTATGGCGATATTATCCATTAGCGAGGATATAATTGGTGCTTAAGAGGATTACACCCTATGCCTAACTAAGATGATTTTTCCCCTATCTGGAAAGCTATTATGAAGGTTAAGGAACACTATATGATTGGTAGGAAAGTTATTCTGAATTCTGGCAATCTTGCCAGGATGTGGCTGGATCCTTGTGGCGAGGAACAACCACTTTGTGTTCAGTTCCCGGTGCTGTTCAGTGTGTGTAACAATCAAGAGATAATTGTAGCCAGGTTCAGGGAGAATGTAGAGGCGAGCTTCTTTAGGAGAAGGCTCAATCCTCCTCTTCTGGACCAGTGGAGAGAGGTGCAAGATAGGGTGAGGGCTTGGCCCATTTCTAATGACCCTGATCAGGTTGTTTGGTCCCTGGGAAATAAGAAGAAATTTACTACTAAATCTGTTTATAGTTACCTGGAGAGATCCCTTGCCGGATGTAATTTCAAATGGATATGGAGGGCAAAAATTCCCCTTAAGATTCAAATCTTCCTTTGGCAGCTATTCCAGGACTCTGTTCTGACTAGAGATGTCATGAGCAGACGTGGGTGGCTGGGAAGGCCTGTGTGTGCTTTCTGTAATGAAAGAGAAACATCACAACACCTCTTTTTTACCTGTCCGGTTGCTAGAGTAATGTGGAGGATAGTGGGTTGCGTTTTGTGTACAGATAGTTGTCCGGACAATCTGTGGCAATACTTTGTTTGGTGTCATTGCTATCTtcctgatggggagaggttctaTACCTTTGGCTTGGCTGCGTTATGCTGGGCAATGTGGAACTGTCGCAATAAAAAAATCTTTGAGTTCAAAGAGTTGAAGTCTCCTTTTAATGTGGTGTACTCTGCTTGTGGGTATATCTCTTATTGGGCAGGATTGCTGTCGGGCGAAGATCGGGAGGCGATGGAGCGTGGCTCTAAGATGCTGAGGATCAACATTTTCGAGCTTGATGAGAATCTGCGTTGCACCGAGCGATGCGACGCGTACCGGGTGAAGATGGAGTAGCGGTGCAGATGGCTTTTAACGGGGGGCGCTGAAGTTTCTTCCTCCTCGCGATCTTTTTGAGGACAATGACTTTTAGCTGTCGCATGCTTTATTTTGCTAGCTTAGTACTAGTAGTATGGCTGTCTGTGAGACTTGTGCTTCTGCGTGAGCTTTTGGGTGTGGCCTATCTGAACTGGCTTGTGGTGACTTGAACGGTTTAGATGTTGGTAGCTGCTTTGGTGTCATTGGGTTTTCGCCCCATGATGAACTGTCTGTTGACGGGTGTTCGTCGTGGATTTTCCAGTGATGCTTTGAGCCCGCTTTCCCTTTCTAGGTTTCCTGGGTGGTCATGTTGAACTGATGTTATTTCCATTACGAGAGTAATGGAAAGGGTAATGCCCGGCTCAAAAAAAaagctgatttttttgagctaaatttaTAAGCTGAAATGAAATGACCTTACCAATGGTGCGTTTTACTCCTGAAACCCTGGATGAATTCTGAGCCCAGATCATATGGGCCGACGCGCCACGACGGCAGAAGCCGACATTTCTGTTCCGCTATACTCTGCATCCCGAGTCCTGTTGCGTTCTGCTAGTATGCGTTTTTCTTCACTGACCCGAGGCTGAGAGGGGCCTGACCTAAGCAGCCATGGCAGCTAGCCATCCATCCTATCTACCCGCCCCAACTATCATCTGCCACCTTTAATTCGCTCCGCCGTAACGCGATGCGGCTGCACTGCATGCCCCGAGCCAGGCCATGTGCCCACCCAACATGGCACGTTCCCTGCTCTGCTCTCCCTGCTCACACACAAACCCGAACCCATCTCGTTGCTTAGCGCGTACCCGATCCGGTTTATAAATAGCCCCACCGCACCACGGCCACCTCCCCACTCCCACACAGGAACCGAGCAGGCCATCCCTCACTCCCCACCGCCACTCGTCAGATCCACGCACCACAGAGCGCGGCATGGGCTCCCTCCCCCTCGCCGTGCTCGCGGCGCTTCTCTGCTGCTTCCTGgccgtcggcggcggcgccgtggaGCTCAACACCACCGACCCCTCCCCCTTCGACGTCGACCTCAACGCCACCGACGCCACCAAGTACTGGGGCCCCTGGACCCCGGCCAGGGCGACTTGGTACGGCCAGCCCAACGGCGCCGGCCCCGACGACAACGGTGAGGATGATGCTCCacaccccctccctccctctctctggaTGAATGCTTCTTCTCTCTTCTTGCGCGAGCAATGCGGCTCATTCCTCGGCGCTTCTTTGGTCTTGCTAGGTGGTGCCTGCGGCTTCAAGCACACCAACCAGTACCCGTTCGCGTCCATGACCTCTTGCGGCAACCAGCCATTGTTCAAGGACGGCAAGGGATGCGGTTCATGCTACAAGGTAAATTTAATACTACGTAGAAGAGAAACAGTTTACAGTTACTGTCAAACTAGGCCGATCCCCAGCGTCTGACAGCGGGCCCCGCATGCGCATAGTAATGTATCTGTGGGGTGCCTGTGTGTGTTGAGTCGCTTTCCGTGAACGAAAACGTCTTTTACTGTGCGGCGGAGAGCCGTTGCAGCTCAGGAAGCGCGTCGATTGGCGCTCGGCCTCTCCGGTGCCTGAAGCCGAAGCTGACGTTTCGTTCCGTTTCAGATCAGATGCAGGAAGGACATGTCGTGCTCCGGCAGGACGGAGACGGTGATCATCACCGACATGAACTACTACCCGGTGGCGCCCTTCCACTTCGACCTCAGCGGCACTGCGTTCGGCCGGCTCGCCAAGCCCGGCCTCAACGACAGGCTCCGCCACTCCGGCATCATCGACATCGAGTTCACACGGTAAGAATTAGCAGCAAGCCAGCAACACCTGCAGCGCCGTAGCAGTACCAGTGCAACATTGAGAATAAATATGTACCGCCATTTTGCAAAATTCTTGGTTGAATTTGCTGTCCACCGTCCGGGCAGTTAAAAGTTGGAAAAAAAGTCGGGTGCATTGGATCCACCCAAACCCAACCGCCCGCATTACTCCTGGCCGACCGGACACGGGCACgcgccacacacacacactcactctCCTCTGCCCCGCACATGCATGTGCAACAGCTAGTAGTAGTAAGCACACAGGGCTCAGCTTTATTACTCGGGCCCAACCCACCCGCCTTTTGCAGCACGGCATATGCGTGCCCTGCCACCATACGCCACCGGCCAGCCCATTCCCGTCTCGTATCACAGAGCAGCGGCTGGGCCCCCGGCCGAAAGATACAATATTCCGCCGCAAGAACTCCTTTGATACAACAATTTATACTGAGTAGAGTacgatcttgtgatgaattgcaggGTGCCGTGCGAGTTCCCGGGGCTCAAGATCGGGTTCCACGTGGAGGAGTACTCGAACCCCGTCTACTTCGCGGTGCTGGTGGAGTAcgaggacggcgacggcgacgtggTGCAGGTGGACCTCATGGAGTCGCGGGGGCCGGGCGGCGGCAAGTGGACGAGGATGAGGGAGTCGTGGGGCTCCGTCTGGCGCCTCGACTCCAACCACCGCCTCCAGGCGCCCTTCTCCATCC
The sequence above is a segment of the Triticum dicoccoides isolate Atlit2015 ecotype Zavitan chromosome 1A, WEW_v2.0, whole genome shotgun sequence genome. Coding sequences within it:
- the LOC119275239 gene encoding expansin-B4-like — protein: MGSLPLAVLAALLCCFLAVGGGAVELNTTDPSPFDVDLNATDATKYWGPWTPARATWYGQPNGAGPDDNGGACGFKHTNQYPFASMTSCGNQPLFKDGKGCGSCYKIRCRKDMSCSGRTETVIITDMNYYPVAPFHFDLSGTAFGRLAKPGLNDRLRHSGIIDIEFTRVPCEFPGLKIGFHVEEYSNPVYFAVLVEYEDGDGDVVQVDLMESRGPGGGKWTRMRESWGSVWRLDSNHRLQAPFSIRIRNESGKTLVANKVIPANWRPNTFYRSFVQYS